The Pseudanabaena sp. BC1403 genome has a window encoding:
- a CDS encoding WD40 repeat domain-containing protein — MPKPKTTLILNPKPQSQITLSEYVTAIAWSPNSKYLAAATASGETVLFDDAKAGNDLTQKLIELQAPTEISVDCLGFSADGRWLAAGGQDGKVRVWKLDGDQPAIAATLDLGTKWIEHLIWHPTRPEFAFSLGKYVQIWSAETLDIVTTLHFEQSTVLAIAWHPSGELLTVGGDGGIKVWTAKDWYEDPIRFEMPTATSKLVWDRVGEYLVASTLDNLVVVMQWLGTDFDASPWRMQGFPGKIRCFDWSSSKTSPLLASSSGSDVVVWEKHADLNVGWEGEVIKGHNSIVGFVAFKPKSEVLASADENGRIAIWKDAKDWVQALETPMGEITAMQWHPQGKKLAAANADGELMLWTESSQGKGFR, encoded by the coding sequence ATGCCCAAGCCTAAGACCACACTTATTCTAAATCCCAAACCTCAATCACAAATTACACTCAGTGAATATGTCACCGCGATCGCATGGTCACCCAATAGCAAATATCTCGCTGCTGCCACTGCATCGGGTGAGACAGTACTGTTTGATGATGCAAAGGCAGGTAACGATCTGACCCAAAAGCTGATTGAATTACAAGCACCAACAGAAATTTCAGTGGATTGTCTGGGATTTTCGGCGGACGGGCGATGGCTGGCGGCTGGGGGGCAAGATGGCAAAGTACGAGTGTGGAAATTAGATGGCGATCAACCTGCGATCGCGGCAACCCTCGATCTTGGTACAAAATGGATTGAGCATCTGATTTGGCATCCCACTCGTCCCGAATTTGCATTTAGTTTAGGCAAGTACGTTCAAATCTGGAGCGCGGAGACTCTCGATATTGTGACAACTCTGCATTTTGAGCAATCAACAGTATTAGCGATCGCATGGCATCCAAGCGGCGAATTACTCACGGTGGGAGGTGATGGTGGTATTAAGGTATGGACAGCTAAGGATTGGTATGAAGATCCGATTCGGTTTGAAATGCCGACAGCTACTTCCAAACTGGTTTGGGATCGGGTAGGTGAATATTTAGTTGCTAGTACCCTCGATAATTTGGTTGTGGTGATGCAATGGCTTGGTACTGACTTTGATGCCTCACCTTGGCGGATGCAGGGCTTCCCTGGCAAGATTCGTTGCTTTGATTGGTCATCGAGCAAAACTTCGCCGTTATTAGCTTCCTCTAGTGGCTCAGATGTAGTTGTGTGGGAAAAACATGCTGATCTGAATGTCGGTTGGGAAGGTGAAGTGATCAAAGGACATAACAGTATCGTCGGCTTTGTTGCCTTCAAGCCCAAATCTGAAGTACTTGCCTCCGCCGATGAGAATGGCAGAATCGCAATTTGGAAAGATGCTAAGGATTGGGTGCAAGCGCTAGAAACGCCAATGGGCGAGATTACAGCGATGCAATGGCACCCACAGGGCAAAAAATTAGCGGCGGCAAATGCCGACGGAGAGCTAATGTTATGGACAGAATCTTCACAGGGCAAAGGTTTTCGCTAA